From the Deinococcus gobiensis I-0 genome, the window ACCGCGTGGTCACCTACGACCGCCGGGGCTACGGCGAGACGCCCGCCGCCGACGAGCCCTACAGCGACGTGACCGACCTGCTGGCCGTCCTGGACGCGGGGGACATCAGTCAGGCCGTCCTGGTCGGCAGCCCGAAGGGTGGCGAAATCGCCCTGGACTTCGCCCTGGCGTCCCCCGGACGCGTGCGCGCCCTCGTCCTCGTCGGCACGGCCATCGGCGGGATGCCGGTGCCGGACGACTGGAGCGAGGTGCCCGAGTGCCTGGGCGGGGAGATGCAGGAGGCCAGAGAGGCCGGCGACCTGGACCGCCTGAACGAACTGGAGGCGCAGCTGTGGCTCGACGGCGCGAACCCGCCGGGCCGCGTGCAGGGGCCGCTGCGGGACCTCTTCCTGGCCATGAACGGTCCGGTGCTGCGGGCCGCGCCGGAGGAGGGGACCCCTCCTGAGAGAACGGCGTATCCGCGCCTGCCCGAACTGACCGTGCCTACCCTGCTGGTGGTGGGCAGCCTGGAACTGCCCCACCTGCGGGCGGCCAGCGAACACGCCGCCCGCGTGATGCCCCGCGCCGAGTTGCACGTCGTGCCGGATACGGCGCATCTGCCCGCGCTGGAGCGGCCCGGGGCCTTCGGCGACCTTCTGGGCCGCTTCCTGGCCTCGCTGCCCGGTGGATCGGAGGCCTAGCCGCCGCGCGGGGTCCGCCCACCACGGGTCCGGGCCTTGCGGAGCCCTCCACAGTCACGCGCCCGCCGTGGCCGAGCCGCTAGGCTGTCGCCATGCCCCGTCCACTGAAGTTCCTGCTGGCCCTGCTGCCCTTGTTGCTGGTGTCGAGCGCGGCCCAGCGCGTCCAGCCTCGCCCGGCGGCGGCCCATGAGTGACGTCCTGATCGTGGGGGCGGGGTTGGGCGCGCTGGCCCTGGCCGGCGACCTGCGCGCGGCGGGTGCGGACGTGCGCCTGCTGGACAAGTCGCGCGGCGGTGCGGGCCGGGCGGCGACCCGGCGCGTGCGTCTGGACAGGGGCCGCGAGGCCCGGCTCGACCACGGCGCCCGCTTCTTTACGGCGCGCGGCGAACGGCTGCGTTCCCTGGCCCGCGCCGGTGAGGCGGCGGGCTGGCTGCGTGCCTGGGCCACCGGCTTCCCGACCTGGGAAGCGGGCGAGATTCGGGTGGACGGAGGCGGCGAGCATCCCCGCTACGCGCCCGTGGATGGCCTGAGCGCCCTGGGCCGTCATCTGGGTGAAGGGTTGGACGTGGCCTACGGCGTCACGGCGGCGCGGCTGGAGCGGGGGGGCGCGGGTTGGCGTGTCCACGACGATGGGGGCGGCACCCACGAGGCCCGGCGGCTGGTCCTGAACCTGCCCGCCGCGCAGGCCTCGGCCCTGCTGGGCGAGCACGCGCCGGAGCTGCGCGCGGCCCTTTCCGGGGTGACCTACGACCCGTGCTGGGCGGTCGGGGCCGTGCTGGAGCAGGACCTCGCCGCCGACTGGCCTGCCCTGCGGTTCAAGGGTCATCCGGCGCTCGACTGGGCGGCGCGCGAGCATACCAAGCGCCCCGCCGGACATCCGCCCGCGCTGATGCTCCACGCCCACGCCGACTGGTCGCGGGCGCACCTCGAAGACCGCCCGGGGGACGTGCAGGCCGCCCTGCTGGCCGCCGCTGCCGAGGTTCTGGGCGGGTTCACGCCGCTGCACACCTTCGCCCACCGCTGGCGCTACGCCCAGCCCGCGCGCCGGGCCGCCGGGGCGCACTTCTGGGACGCCGAGCTGAAGCTGGGGGCCTGCGGCGACGGCTTTACCCCCGACGACCACGGCACGCGCGTCGAGGCGGCGCTGCTCAGCGGCTGGTCGCTGGCCGCCGCGCTGGAGGCCGGGGCATGACTCCCTTCCGTTCGGTCCTGTACGTGCCCGGCGACAAGCCCCGCGCCATCGAGAAGGCGCGGACGCTGGGGGCAGACGCCGTGATCCTGGATCTGGAGGACGCCGTGGCCCCCGAGCACAAGGCGGCGGCGAGGGAGAATGTCCAGGAGGCGCTGCGTTCGCCCTGGCCGGTACCGGTCCTCGTCCGTGTCAACGGCGTGGGCACGCCCTGGGAGCACGAGGACCGCGAGGCCGCGCTGCTCGCCGGGGTGGACGGGCTGGTGCTGCCCAAGGTCGAGGACGCCCAGACCGTGACCGAACTGCATCTGCGGGTGCCCCTGTGGGCCATGATCGAGACACCGCTGGGGGTGTTGGCGGCCCCCCGGATCGCGGCGGCCCCCGGGGTGGCGGGCCTGATCGCCGGGGCCAACGACCTCGCCCGCGCGCTGCGGACCCGGCCGGACCCGGAGCGCGGACCACTGTTGCACGCGCTCTCGGCGGTGGTCCTCGCGGCGCGCGCCTACGGCCGGGTGCCGCTGGACGCCGTCTACAACGACGTGCGCGATCCGGGGGGATTTGCGCGCGAGTGCGCCCAGGGCCGCGCGCTGGGCTTCGCGGGCAAGACGGTCATCCATCCGGGGCAGGTGGGGGCCGCCAACGCCGCCTACGGGGTCAGCGAGGAGGACGCCCGCGAGGCCAGCGCCCTGCTCGCCGCCTGGGACGAGGCCCGCGCGCAGGGCCGGAGTGTCGCCACCTTCCGGGGAGCGCTCATCGAGACGATGCACGCCCTAGAGGCCCGTGAGACGCTCGCGGCGTGGACGCCTGCGGACGGCCGGGGAGCGCCGTGACGCGCCTGTCCCCCGACTTCCTGCGGCGGCGCAACGCCCTGTGGGCCGAGCTGCGGGCCACGCCGCCGGAGCAGCCGGAGTTCGAGGCGACGCTCGGGCAGCTCATGGCCCTGGTGGGCTGGAGCCGCGCGCAGGTGCTCGCCGGGCTGGGTCTCGGCGAGGCCGAGGTACCGGCGCCGCATTCGGGAAGCTGAGGAGGTCGCCGCCCTCCGTGCGGGCTTTCGGGAGGGCGAGCGCCGAACACTCTCCTCTCCCGCTGGAATGTCTTTTGTTCGTTTATTGGGCAGAACGGACTGTCCCGGTCAGGGCGGCGCCGATGACGACGCTCGACCGTTGTCTGGGCAAGCCTACCTGCCCCACCCGGCTGGTCCGAAGATCGGCGGCGACGGCCTAGCCCTCGGTCGAGGCCCCGGGACGGGTCGTCCACACCGGCTCGGGCATGATGGTCTCGGCGGGGGCCTTGCCCGCCTCCAGGCCGCTGCTGCTCACGGTCTGGAGGGGCCGCAGGCGCATCCCGGGCGCGCACTCGATCTGGCAGGACAGGCGGGCCACGTTCAGCAGTTCCTTTTCGGTGAGCTTGTCGTACTCGGCGGCCGTCATCAGGTCGGGTTCGCCTTCCAGGAACTCGACGCGGCAGGTCGTGCAGCGCGCCACGCCGCCGCAGCGGTGCAGGATGTCCACCCCGCCGCGCTCCAGCGCCAGCACCAGCCGCTCGCCCTCCTGCGCCGTGATCTCGCTGTGGCCCTCGACCTGAATGCGGAGGGGCTGTTCGCTGCTGCTCTGGGTCATGTGCCGAGCATGGCACATGTGCGCGCGCAGGTGGCGAGCGCGAGGCGGCGCGGGGCTGCCCCCCTCGCCGGTCAGGCCAGGAACTCGGCCAGCAGGTTGTTGACCCGCAGCGGCTCGTCGCGCATGACCCAGTGGCTGGCGCGCGGCAGCTTGACCACCCGCAGGTCCGGCACCCAGCGCTCCAGCCCGTCGGCGAGTTCGGGCAGCAGCGCGGCGTCGCGCTCGCCCCAGATCACCAGGGTGGGCACGCGCACCTCGCCCCCCTGGCGGCCCCCGCCTGTGCCTGCCACGCGCATGGCGCGGTAGTAGTTGATCATGGCGCCCGCCGCGCCGGGCTGGGCCCAGGCGGCCCCGTACTCACGCAGCTCCTGTGGCGTGTAGGCGTCGGGGTTCACGCCCCGCAGCGCCCAGCGCCCGAACTGCGGCAGCACGCGCTCGGGCAGCCACGGAAGCTGGAAGAAGCCGATGTACCAGGATTTCTTCTTCTGCGCCGAGTTTTTGAGGACTTCGCGGAAGCGCCCCGGATGCGGCGCGTTCAGGATGACCAGCTTCTCGACGACTTCCGGCTGCCGGATCGCCAGCGCCCAGGCCACGATGCCGCCCCAGTCGTGCCCGACCACCCGCGCCCGCGTGCGGCCCAGCGCGCGGATGAGGGCCGCGACGTCCTCCTGCAGCAGGCTCACCTTATAGGCAGAGACGCCCGGCGGTTTCTCGCTGAGG encodes:
- a CDS encoding NAD(P)/FAD-dependent oxidoreductase; translation: MSDVLIVGAGLGALALAGDLRAAGADVRLLDKSRGGAGRAATRRVRLDRGREARLDHGARFFTARGERLRSLARAGEAAGWLRAWATGFPTWEAGEIRVDGGGEHPRYAPVDGLSALGRHLGEGLDVAYGVTAARLERGGAGWRVHDDGGGTHEARRLVLNLPAAQASALLGEHAPELRAALSGVTYDPCWAVGAVLEQDLAADWPALRFKGHPALDWAAREHTKRPAGHPPALMLHAHADWSRAHLEDRPGDVQAALLAAAAEVLGGFTPLHTFAHRWRYAQPARRAAGAHFWDAELKLGACGDGFTPDDHGTRVEAALLSGWSLAAALEAGA
- a CDS encoding 2Fe-2S iron-sulfur cluster-binding protein codes for the protein MTQSSSEQPLRIQVEGHSEITAQEGERLVLALERGGVDILHRCGGVARCTTCRVEFLEGEPDLMTAAEYDKLTEKELLNVARLSCQIECAPGMRLRPLQTVSSSGLEAGKAPAETIMPEPVWTTRPGASTEG
- a CDS encoding alpha/beta fold hydrolase yields the protein MGQGPPLVLLHAGVTDRRVWAAQVARLRAGHRVVTYDRRGYGETPAADEPYSDVTDLLAVLDAGDISQAVLVGSPKGGEIALDFALASPGRVRALVLVGTAIGGMPVPDDWSEVPECLGGEMQEAREAGDLDRLNELEAQLWLDGANPPGRVQGPLRDLFLAMNGPVLRAAPEEGTPPERTAYPRLPELTVPTLLVVGSLELPHLRAASEHAARVMPRAELHVVPDTAHLPALERPGAFGDLLGRFLASLPGGSEA
- a CDS encoding alpha/beta fold hydrolase; this translates as MTDLPQDWTERSVMAGDVRLHVVEAGPADGPLVVLLHGFPEFWRAWERQIGFLARAGFRVVAPDMRGYNLSEKPPGVSAYKVSLLQEDVAALIRALGRTRARVVGHDWGGIVAWALAIRQPEVVEKLVILNAPHPGRFREVLKNSAQKKKSWYIGFFQLPWLPERVLPQFGRWALRGVNPDAYTPQELREYGAAWAQPGAAGAMINYYRAMRVAGTGGGRQGGEVRVPTLVIWGERDAALLPELADGLERWVPDLRVVKLPRASHWVMRDEPLRVNNLLAEFLA
- a CDS encoding HpcH/HpaI aldolase/citrate lyase family protein, which encodes MTPFRSVLYVPGDKPRAIEKARTLGADAVILDLEDAVAPEHKAAARENVQEALRSPWPVPVLVRVNGVGTPWEHEDREAALLAGVDGLVLPKVEDAQTVTELHLRVPLWAMIETPLGVLAAPRIAAAPGVAGLIAGANDLARALRTRPDPERGPLLHALSAVVLAARAYGRVPLDAVYNDVRDPGGFARECAQGRALGFAGKTVIHPGQVGAANAAYGVSEEDAREASALLAAWDEARAQGRSVATFRGALIETMHALEARETLAAWTPADGRGAP